A single genomic interval of Penicillium psychrofluorescens genome assembly, chromosome: 2 harbors:
- a CDS encoding uncharacterized protein (ID:PFLUO_003029-T1.cds;~source:funannotate) → MWASFTTASQQETNSKSGKGTSKSNVISIFHIGRDLCGHPGFVHGGLLTVLFDEVFARCVSASFPSGLGMTANLNVDFRKPALPDRLYVLRAETAKVEGRKAWVEGRMTYLPLPLAIPLDFGSLVPDAAEALTEETEGAVMVAEGRALFVEPKFADSMVSIYQN, encoded by the exons ATGTGGGCCAGCTTTACCACAGCCTCGCAACAAGAAACAAATTCCAAATCCGGAAAGGGTACATCTAAGAGCAACGTGATATCAATCTTCCACATCGGCCGCGATCTATGCGGGCACCCCGGCTTCGTGCACGGCGGTCTTTTGACTGTGTTATTCGACGAAGTCTTCGCGCGGTGTGTCTCAGCATCCTTCCCGAGCGGATTAGGAATGACAGCAAATCTTAATGTGGATTTCCGGAAACCTGCTCTCCCAGACCGTTTGTATGTCCTCCGCGCGGAGACAGCCAAGGTTGAAGGGCGAAAGGCTTGGGTGGAAGGGCGGATGACATATCTTCCCTTGCCGCTGGCTATACCTTTGGATTTTGGCAGCCTTGTTCCTGATGCAGCGGAGGCGTTGACGGAAGAGACTGAAGGGGCTGTTATGGTTGCGGAGGGCAGGGCGCTTTTTGTGGAGCCGAAGTTTGCAGAC TCCATGGTCTCAATTTACCAGAATTAG